Proteins encoded together in one Nyctibius grandis isolate bNycGra1 chromosome 1, bNycGra1.pri, whole genome shotgun sequence window:
- the BTBD3 gene encoding BTB/POZ domain-containing protein 3 isoform X1 — translation MVDEKGKNMKCLTFFLMLPETVKNRSKKSSKKGNSSSSSSSKLPPVCYEIITLKTKKKKKMAADIFPRKKPANTNTAAVQQYHQQNLNNNNTIPAPNWQGLYPTIRERNAVMFNNDLMADVHFVVGPPGGTQRLPGHKYVLAVGSSVFHAMFYGELAEDKDEIRIPDVEPAAFLAMLKYIYCDEIDLAADTVLATLYAAKKYIVPHLARACVNFLETSLSAKNACVLLSQSCLFEEPDLTQRCWEVIDAQAELALKSEGFCDIDFQTLESILRRETLNAKEIVVFEAALNWAEVECQRQELTATIENKRKVLGKALYLIRIPAMALDDFANGAAQSGILTLNETNDIFLWYTAAKKPELQFVSKPRKGLVPQRCHRFQSCAYRSNQWRYRGRCDSIQFAVDKRVFIAGFGLYGSSCGSAEYSAKIELKRQGVILGQNLSKYFSDGSSNTFPVWFEYPVQIEPDTFYTASVILDGNELSYFGQEGMTEVQCGKVTVQFQCSSDSTNGTGVQGGQIPELIFYA, via the exons ATGGTagatgagaaaggaaagaacatgAAATGTCTCACCTTCTTCTTGATGCTTCCAGAGACGGTCAAGAACAGGTCCAAGAAGAGCTCTAAGAAGGGaaatagcagcagcagtagcagcagcaaaTTGCCTCCAGTTTGCTATGAAATCATTACCTTGAAGaccaaaaagaagaagaagatggCTGCTGATATCTTTCCCCGAAAGAAACCAGCCAACACTAATACAGCTGCTGTCCAGCAGTACCACCAGCAAAATCTCAATAACAACAACACTATTCCGGCACCTAATTGGCAAGGACTTTATCCAACCATCAGAGAGAG AAATGCAGTGATGTTCAACAATGACTTGATGGCAGATGTCCATTTTGTGGTCGGGCCACCAGGTGGGACCCAGCGGCTGCCAGGACACAAA TACGTCCTGGCTGTTGGGAGCTCTGTATTCCATGCGATGTTTTACGGAGAGCTTGCTGAGGACAAAGATGAAATCCGTATACCAGATGTTGAGCCTGCTGCTTTTCTCGCAATGCTGAA atacaTATATTGTGATGAAATTGATTTGGCTGCAGATACTGTACTGGCCACTCTTTACGCTGCCAAGAAGTATATCGTCCCTCATCTTGCCCGTGCCTGCGTCAACTTTCTAGAGACAAGTCTAAGTGCAAAGAATGCCTGTGTGCTGCTTTCCCAGAGCTGCTTATTTGAGGAACCTGACCTGACCCAGCGCTGTTGGGAAGTGATTGATGCCCAGGCTGAGCTGGCTTTGAAGTCTGAGGGGTTCTGTGACATTGATTTTCAGACACTTGAAAGCATTCTCCGAAGGGAGACTCTGAATGCCAAAGAAATTGTTGTTTTCGAAGCAGCTCTAAACTGGGCTGAAGTGGAGTGTCAGCGACAAGAACTAACGGCTACCATCGAGAACAAGCGCAAAGTCCTGGGGAAGGCTCTGTACTTGATACGCATCCCTGCCATGGCACTCGACGACTTCGCAAACGGCGCTGCTCAGTCTGGGATTCTGACTCTCAACGAAACCAATGACATCTTCCTCTGGTATACGGCTGCCAAAAAGCCAGAGTTACAGTTTGTGAGCAAGCCTCGGAAAGGCCTCGTTCCTCAGCGATGCCACCGTTTCCAGTCCTGCGCTTACCGCAGCAACCAGTGGCGCTACAGGGGCCGGTGTGACAGCATCCAGTTTGCTGTCGATAAGAGAGTGTTTATTGCTGGCTTTGGGCTGTACGGCTCCAGCTGTGGATCGGCAGAGTACAGTGCCAAGATTGAACTCAAACGACAAGGAGTTATCCTAGGCCAGAACTTGAGTAAATACTTCTCAGATGGTTCTAGTAACACTTTTCCCGTGTGGTTTGAATATCCAGTGCAGATTGAGCCTGACACCTTTTACACAGCTAGTGTGATTCTGGATGGTAACGAACTCAGCTATTTTGGACAAGAAGGAATGACAGAAGTTCAGTGTGGGAAGGTGACTGTTCAGTTTCAGTGCTCTTCGGACAGTACAAATGGCACTGGGGTACAGGGAGGGCAAATTCCCGAACTCATATTTTATGCTTGA
- the BTBD3 gene encoding BTB/POZ domain-containing protein 3 isoform X2 — translation MAADIFPRKKPANTNTAAVQQYHQQNLNNNNTIPAPNWQGLYPTIRERNAVMFNNDLMADVHFVVGPPGGTQRLPGHKYVLAVGSSVFHAMFYGELAEDKDEIRIPDVEPAAFLAMLKYIYCDEIDLAADTVLATLYAAKKYIVPHLARACVNFLETSLSAKNACVLLSQSCLFEEPDLTQRCWEVIDAQAELALKSEGFCDIDFQTLESILRRETLNAKEIVVFEAALNWAEVECQRQELTATIENKRKVLGKALYLIRIPAMALDDFANGAAQSGILTLNETNDIFLWYTAAKKPELQFVSKPRKGLVPQRCHRFQSCAYRSNQWRYRGRCDSIQFAVDKRVFIAGFGLYGSSCGSAEYSAKIELKRQGVILGQNLSKYFSDGSSNTFPVWFEYPVQIEPDTFYTASVILDGNELSYFGQEGMTEVQCGKVTVQFQCSSDSTNGTGVQGGQIPELIFYA, via the exons atggCTGCTGATATCTTTCCCCGAAAGAAACCAGCCAACACTAATACAGCTGCTGTCCAGCAGTACCACCAGCAAAATCTCAATAACAACAACACTATTCCGGCACCTAATTGGCAAGGACTTTATCCAACCATCAGAGAGAG AAATGCAGTGATGTTCAACAATGACTTGATGGCAGATGTCCATTTTGTGGTCGGGCCACCAGGTGGGACCCAGCGGCTGCCAGGACACAAA TACGTCCTGGCTGTTGGGAGCTCTGTATTCCATGCGATGTTTTACGGAGAGCTTGCTGAGGACAAAGATGAAATCCGTATACCAGATGTTGAGCCTGCTGCTTTTCTCGCAATGCTGAA atacaTATATTGTGATGAAATTGATTTGGCTGCAGATACTGTACTGGCCACTCTTTACGCTGCCAAGAAGTATATCGTCCCTCATCTTGCCCGTGCCTGCGTCAACTTTCTAGAGACAAGTCTAAGTGCAAAGAATGCCTGTGTGCTGCTTTCCCAGAGCTGCTTATTTGAGGAACCTGACCTGACCCAGCGCTGTTGGGAAGTGATTGATGCCCAGGCTGAGCTGGCTTTGAAGTCTGAGGGGTTCTGTGACATTGATTTTCAGACACTTGAAAGCATTCTCCGAAGGGAGACTCTGAATGCCAAAGAAATTGTTGTTTTCGAAGCAGCTCTAAACTGGGCTGAAGTGGAGTGTCAGCGACAAGAACTAACGGCTACCATCGAGAACAAGCGCAAAGTCCTGGGGAAGGCTCTGTACTTGATACGCATCCCTGCCATGGCACTCGACGACTTCGCAAACGGCGCTGCTCAGTCTGGGATTCTGACTCTCAACGAAACCAATGACATCTTCCTCTGGTATACGGCTGCCAAAAAGCCAGAGTTACAGTTTGTGAGCAAGCCTCGGAAAGGCCTCGTTCCTCAGCGATGCCACCGTTTCCAGTCCTGCGCTTACCGCAGCAACCAGTGGCGCTACAGGGGCCGGTGTGACAGCATCCAGTTTGCTGTCGATAAGAGAGTGTTTATTGCTGGCTTTGGGCTGTACGGCTCCAGCTGTGGATCGGCAGAGTACAGTGCCAAGATTGAACTCAAACGACAAGGAGTTATCCTAGGCCAGAACTTGAGTAAATACTTCTCAGATGGTTCTAGTAACACTTTTCCCGTGTGGTTTGAATATCCAGTGCAGATTGAGCCTGACACCTTTTACACAGCTAGTGTGATTCTGGATGGTAACGAACTCAGCTATTTTGGACAAGAAGGAATGACAGAAGTTCAGTGTGGGAAGGTGACTGTTCAGTTTCAGTGCTCTTCGGACAGTACAAATGGCACTGGGGTACAGGGAGGGCAAATTCCCGAACTCATATTTTATGCTTGA